Proteins from one Sphingopyxis terrae subsp. terrae NBRC 15098 genomic window:
- the hisD gene encoding histidinol dehydrogenase — MRRLDASDPGFAAAFDALVDDRRESASDVSADVAAIVARVKAEGDAALADYTARFDRFDLDSSGWRITAEDCAAAYAALAPELRGALDLAATRIRAYHAAQLPEDRDYRDAAGARLGARWRAVDAAGVYVPGGRAAYPSSVLMNILPAKVAGVERIVMVTPTPGGETNPVVMAAAHIGGVDEIWRVGGAQAIAALAHGTGRIAPVDVVTGPGNAWVAEAKRQLYGVVGIDMVAGPSEIVVVADNRNAPHVIAADLLSQAEHDPTSQSILFTDDSAFADAVADAVAAIIPTLSTAATMQASWADNGAIIVVPNLADAIALCDRLAPEHLELAVDPAEADALFARVRHAGSVFLGRQTPEAIGDYVAGPNHVLPTGRRARFSSGLSVTDFMKRTSFLALDEASLAAIGPAAVALADAEGLPAHALSVSQRLN; from the coding sequence ATGCGGCGGCTTGACGCCTCCGACCCCGGCTTTGCCGCCGCATTCGACGCGCTGGTCGACGACCGGCGCGAGAGTGCGTCGGACGTATCCGCCGATGTCGCGGCGATTGTCGCGCGGGTAAAGGCCGAAGGCGACGCGGCGCTCGCCGATTATACCGCGCGCTTCGATCGCTTCGACCTCGACAGCAGCGGCTGGCGCATCACCGCCGAGGACTGCGCCGCGGCCTATGCGGCGCTGGCCCCCGAATTGCGGGGCGCGCTCGACCTCGCGGCGACGCGCATCCGGGCCTATCACGCCGCGCAATTGCCCGAGGACCGCGATTATCGCGATGCCGCCGGCGCCCGGCTCGGCGCGCGCTGGCGTGCGGTCGATGCCGCGGGCGTCTATGTTCCCGGCGGCCGCGCGGCCTATCCGTCGTCGGTGCTGATGAACATCCTGCCCGCCAAGGTCGCGGGGGTCGAGCGGATCGTGATGGTCACGCCGACGCCGGGCGGCGAAACCAATCCCGTCGTGATGGCGGCGGCGCATATTGGCGGAGTCGACGAAATCTGGCGCGTCGGCGGCGCGCAGGCGATCGCGGCGCTCGCCCATGGCACCGGCCGGATCGCGCCGGTCGATGTCGTCACCGGCCCCGGCAATGCCTGGGTGGCCGAGGCGAAGCGCCAGCTTTATGGCGTCGTCGGGATCGACATGGTCGCGGGGCCTAGCGAGATCGTCGTCGTCGCCGACAACCGCAACGCGCCGCACGTCATCGCCGCCGACCTTTTGAGCCAGGCCGAACATGACCCGACGAGCCAGTCGATCCTGTTCACCGACGATAGCGCCTTTGCCGATGCGGTCGCCGACGCGGTCGCCGCGATTATTCCGACATTGAGCACTGCGGCGACAATGCAGGCGAGCTGGGCCGACAATGGCGCGATCATCGTCGTGCCGAACCTGGCCGATGCGATCGCGCTCTGCGACCGGCTGGCGCCCGAACATCTGGAACTCGCGGTCGATCCCGCCGAGGCCGACGCGCTGTTCGCGCGCGTGCGCCACGCGGGCTCGGTCTTCCTTGGCCGTCAGACGCCCGAGGCGATCGGAGACTATGTCGCCGGGCCCAACCACGTCCTCCCGACTGGCCGCCGCGCCCGTTTTTCGAGCGGGCTTTCGGTCACCGATTTCATGAAACGCACCAGCTTCCTGGCGCTCGACGAAGCGAGCCTTGCGGCCATCGGACCCGCAGCGGTCGCGCTTGCGGATGCCGAGGGACTTCCCGCGCATGCGCTGTCGGTCAGCCAGCGCCTCAACTGA